The Triticum aestivum cultivar Chinese Spring chromosome 3A, IWGSC CS RefSeq v2.1, whole genome shotgun sequence genome includes a region encoding these proteins:
- the LOC123062722 gene encoding sterol 3-beta-glucosyltransferase UGT80B1, protein MDERFSGSVDADGFPSSRREGFGHSKSTTATSSRFRGQDHDFVRSYSDRLLKCDLTLDMLSENEKMKIIEKLVKIQKDGTLEVDVTRSALVASELSEIDAFGSVPRDVEEVKSGFSKSVPKLKIAILVVGTRGDVQPFIALAKRLQEFGHHVRLASHVNFRTFVKSAGVDFYPLGGDPRIMAQYMTKNKGFLMAAPTEISVQRKQVKEIIFSLLPACTEPDLDTGIPFRAQAIIANPPALGHLHIAEALGVPLHIFFTFPWTPTNEFPHPLARTPQSATYRLSYLIVDLIIWWGTRGFINDFRKKLNLPPIAYFSTYHGSISHLPTGYMWSPHLMPKPKDWGSLVDVVGYCFLNLGTKYQPPLEFSQWLQEGSKPIYIGFGSMPLDDEKKVTAIILDALRETGQRGIISRGWGDLGSFSEVPADVFILEDCPHDWLFPRCTAVVHHGGAGTTAAGLIAGCPTTVVPFFGDQFFWGEIVHARGVGPAPIRVTELTTEALSNAIRFMLDPEVKSRSLELAIAIGNEDGVAAAVDSFHRHLPAELPLTPPSTPVEEERLDLLQLLSRYLEKCCLPFNS, encoded by the exons ATGGACGAGCGGTTCTCCGGATCGGTCGACGCCGATGGGTTCCCCTCCTCGCGCCGGGAAG GATTCGGTCATAGTAAATCCACAACTGCAACTTCTAGTCGTTTTAGAGGGCAAGATCACGATTTTGTAAGGTCATACTCTGATAGGTTGCTTAAGTGTGACCTCACGTTGGATATGCTATCAGAAAATGAGAAG ATGAAGATAATTGAGAAATTGGTAAAGATCCAGAAAGATGGTACACTGGAGGTAGATGTGACCCGTAGTGCCCTTGTCGCATCAGAGCTCTCAGAGATTGATGCTTTTGGTTCTGTGCCACGTGACGTTGAAGAAGTTAAATCTGGATTTAGCAAGTCTGTCCCGAAGTTGAAGATTGCTATACTTGTCGTTGGAACACGAGGGGATGTTCAGCCGTTTATAGCATTAGCTAAAAGACTTCAG GAATTTGGTCACCATGTTAGATTGGCATCTCATGTCAACTTCCGTACTTTTGTGAAGTCAGCTGGTGTTGACTTCTACCCATTGGGTGGTGATCCACGAATTATGGCCCAGT ACATGACAAAAAACAAAGGGTTTTTAATGGCCGCGCCCACAGAGATTTCTGTTCAAAGAAAGCAGGTGAAGGAAATCATTTTCTCTCTTCTACCTGCATGCACAGAACCTGATTTGGATACTGGAATACCTTTCAGAGCTCAGGCAATAATAGCAAATCCTCCTGCTTTAG GACATCTTCATATTGCCGAGGCACTTGGGGTACCTCTGCACATCTTCTTTACTTTTCCATGGAC GCCAACTAATGAGTTCCCTCATCCATTGGCTCGAACGCCTCAGAGTGCAACCTACAGG CTATCCTATCTTATTGTGGATTTAATAATTTGGTGGGGCACAAGAGGATTCATAAATGATTTCAGAAAGAAGTTAAACTTGCCCCCTATTGCTTACTTCAGCACGTACCATGGATCCATATCACACTTACCTACAGGATACATGTGGAGTCCTCACCTTATGCCAAAGCCAAAGG ATTGGGGTTCTCTTGTGGATGTCGTGGGTTATTGCTTCTTAAATCTTGGCACAAAGTATCAACCGCCGCTAGAGTTCTCACAGTGGCTTCAAGAAGGTTCCAAACCGATATACATCGGTTTTGGTAGCATG CCTCTTGATGATGAAAAAAAGGTCACTGCTATCATTTTGGATGCACTAAGAGAAACGGGACAGAGAGGAATCATTAGCCGTGGTTGGGGAGATCTTGGAAGCT TTTCAGAAGTTCCAGCTGACGTCTTCATTTTGGAGGATTGTCCTCATGACTGGTTGTTTCCTCGCTGTACGGCAGTA GTGCATCATGGTGGAGCAGGTACCACAGCTGCAGGCCTGATAGCTGGG TGTCCAACCACCGTAGTGCCTTTTTTTGGCGATCAGTTCTTCTGGGGTGAGATAGTTCATGCGCGTGGTGTGGGTCCTGCACCTATCCGTGTAACAGAGCTTACTACTGAGGCACTCTCAAATGCAATCAGATTCATGCTTGATCCTGAG GTAAAATCACGATCATTGGAACTGGCAATAGCAATAGGGAACGAAGATGGCGTCGCAGCTGCTGTAGACTCGTTTCACCGACACCTGCCTGCAGAACTCCCACTTACTCCACCATCCACCCCTGTAGAAGAAGAGCGACTAGACCTGCTTCAATTGCTTTCTCGATATCTTGAGAAGTGTTGTCTCCCGTTCAATTCTTAG
- the LOC123058838 gene encoding peroxidase 2 yields MAAVAAKLHVLMACALLLLAVGCQASPFWPLQIGFYHDKCPQAEAVVKGVMEKAISQNPGNGAAMIRMLFHDCFVEGCDASVLLDPTPFSPTPEKLSPPNDPSLRGFELIDAIKDAVEAACPGVVSCADIVAFAARDASCILSRGKVNFEMPSGRRDGTFSNASEPLKFLVPPASNLGELIESFVVKGLNAEDLVILSGAHTIGRSHCSSFVPDRLNAPSDINGGLAAFLRRQCPADATSGGNDPTVMQDVVTPNKLDRQYYKNVLSHTVLFTSDAALMTSAETARMVVDNANIPGWWEDRFEKAMVKMAGIEVKTGYQGQIRKNCRAINYY; encoded by the exons ATGGCGGCTGTTGCTGCAAAGCTGCACGTTCTGATGGCTTGTGCATTGCTGCTCCTCGCTGTGGGGTGCCAGGCCAGCCCTTTCTGGCCACTGCAGATCGGGTTCTACCACGACAAGTGCCCCCAAGCGGAGGCCGTTGTCAAGGGCGTCATGGAGAAGGCCATCTCCCAGAACCCCGGCAATGGCGCCGCCATGATCCGCATGctcttccacgactgcttcgtcgAG GGATGTGATGCTTCCGTCCTACTCGACCCAACCCCGTTCAGCCCGACGCCGGAGAAGCTCAGCCCGCCGAACGACCCTTCCCTGCGGGGCTTCGAGCTGATTGACGCGATTAAGGACGCCGTCGAGGCGGCCTGTCCGGgcgtcgtctcctgcgccgacatcgTCGCCTTCGCGGCCCGTGACGCCTCCTGCATCCTCAGCAGGGGCAAGGTGAACTTCGAAATGCCGTCCGGCCGCCGCGACGGCACCTTCTCCAACGCCTCCGAGCCGCTCAAGTTCCTGGTCCCACCGGCGTCCAACCTCGGCGAACTCATCGAGAGCTTCGTCGTCAAGGGCCTCAACGCGGAGGACCTGGTCATCCTCTCCGGTGCGCACACCATCGGCCGCTCCCACTGCTCCTCCTTCGTCCCCGACCGCCTCAACGCCCCCTCCGACATCAACGGCGGCCTCGCCGCGTTCCTGAGGAGGCAGTGCCCGGCCGACGCGACCTCGGGCGGCAACGACCCGACGGTGATGCAGGACGTGGTGACGCCCAACAAGCTGGACAGGCAGTACTACAAGAACGTGCTGTCGCACACCGTGCTCTTCACCTCCGACGCGGCGCTCATGACGTCGGCGGAGACGGCGAGAATGGTGGTGGACAACGCCAACATCCCCGGGTGGTGGGAGGACAGGTTCGAGAAGGCCATGGTGAAGATGGCCGGCATCGAGGTCAAGACCGGCTACCAGGGCCAGATCAGGAAGAACTGCCGCGCAATCAACTACTACTAA